A genomic stretch from Setaria viridis chromosome 1, Setaria_viridis_v4.0, whole genome shotgun sequence includes:
- the LOC117841373 gene encoding ammonium transporter 1 member 2, translating into MAATCAASLAPLLGPAAANATGYLCDRFADTTSAVDSTYLLFSAYLVFAMQLGFAMLCAGSVRAKNTMNIMLTNVLDAAAGALFYYLFGFAFAYGTPSNGFIGRHFFGLKRLPQAGFDYDFFLFQWAFAIAAAGITSGSIAERTQFVAYLIYSAFLTGFVYPVVSHWVWSADGWASASRTSGKLLFGSGIIDFAGSSVVHMVGGIAGLWGALIEGPRIGRFDHAGRSVALRGHSASLVVLGTFLLWFGWFGFNPGSFLTILKSYGPAGSIHGQWSAVGRTAVTTTLAGSTAALTTLFGKRLQTGHWNVLDVCNGLLGGFAAITAGCSVVDPWAAVICGFVSAWVLIGLNALAARLRFDDPLEAAQLHGGCGAWGVIFTGLFARREYVEQIYGGGAPGRPYGLFMGGGGRLLAANVVMVLVIAAWVSVTMAPLFLALSKMGLLRVSAEDEMAGMDQTRHGGFAYAYHDDEDPSVRPKAVMSTQIANASSGEF; encoded by the coding sequence ATGGCGGCGACGTGCGCCgcgagcctcgcgccgctgctgggcccggcggcggcgaacgcgaCGGGCTACCTGTGCGACCGGTTCGCGGACACGACGTCGGCGGTGGACTCGACGTACCTGCTCTTCTCGGCGTACCTCGTCTTCGCCATGCAGCTCGGGTTCGCCATGCTCTGCGCGGGCTCCGTCCGCGCCAAGAACACCATGAACATCATGCTCACCAACgtgctcgacgccgccgccggcgcgctctTCTACTACCTCTTCGGCTTCGCCTTCGCGTACGGGACCCCCTCCAACGGCTTCATCGGCAGGCACTTCTTCGGCCTCAAGCGGCTCCCCCAGGCCGGCTTCGACTACGACTTCTTCCTCTTCCAGTGGGCCTTCGCCATCGCCGCGGCCGGGATCACGTCGGGCTCCATCGCCGAGCGGACGCAGTTCGTGGCGTACCTCATCTACTCCGCCTTCCTCACCGGCTTCGTGTACCCGGTGGTCTCCCACTGGGTCTGGTCCGCCGACGGCTGGGCCTCGGCGTCCCGGACGTCGGGGAAGCTCCTCTTCGGCTCCGGCATCATCGACTTCGCCGGGTCCAGCGTCGTCCACATGGTCGGCGGCATCGCCGGCCTCTGGGGTGCGCTGATCGAGGGCCCCCGCATTGGCCGGTTCGACCACGCCGGCCGCTCGGTGGCGCTGCGCGGGCACAGCGCGTCGCTCGTCGTGCTCGGCACCTTCCTGCTGTGGTTCGGGTGGTTCGGCTTCAACCCGGGGTCCTTCCTCACCATCCTCAAGAGCTACGGCCCCGCCGGGAGCATCCACGGGCAGTGGTCCGCCGTGGGCCGCACCGCCGTGACCACCACCCTCGCCGGCAGCACGGCGGCGCTCACCACGCTCTTCGGGAAGCGCCTCCAGACGGGGCACTGGAACGTGCTCGACGTCTGCAACGGCCTGCTCGGCGGGTTCGCCGCCATCACCGCCGGCTGCTCGGTGGTGGACCCCTGGGCGGCCGTCATCTGCGGGTTCGTGTCGGCGTGGGTGCTCATCGGGCTCAACGCGCTGGCAGCAAGGCTCCGGTTCGACGACCCGCTGGAGGCCGCGCAGCTCCACGGCGGGTGCGGCGCGTGGGGGGTCATCTTCACGGGGCTCTTCGCGCGCCGGGAGTACGTGGAGCAGatctacggcggcggcgcgccggggcgGCCGTACGGGCTCttcatgggcggcggcggccggctgcTGGCGGCGAACGTGGTGATGGTCCTGGTGATCGCGGCGTGGGTGAGCGTCACCATGGCGCCGCTGTTCCTGGCGCTCAGCAAGATGGGCCTCCTCCGCGTCTCCGCCGAGGACGAGATGGCCGGCATGGACCAGACGCGGCACGGCGGGTTCGCGTACGCGTACCACGACGACGAGGACCCCAGCGTCAGGCCCAAGGCGGTGATGAGCACGCAGATCGCCAACGCGTCCAGCGGCGAGTTCTAG
- the LOC117841364 gene encoding pentatricopeptide repeat-containing protein At1g33350, with product MRCSSQLSHRDFVAVLSRCSTRAHLEQLHAHAFVAGRAAAQPTTFHLLRFAVLRLSCLPYARRLFDATPHPNVFLYSAILSAYVSSSAAAASSPASHAHARDALELFLRMLRRGRPAPNQFVYPLALRAACAVGVHLVRSIHSHACKSGFCEYDVIRTSLLDGYSRYGMMADARKLFDGLTERNVVSWTALMSGYARAGKVGDAIVLFERMPERDVAAWNAIIAGCTQNGLFVEAVGILGRMVGEGFRPNATTVSCVLSACGHLGMLKIGKLIHCYAWRTCVGFGSSVLNGLIDMYGKCGNLKGARWIFNELSDRSLTTWNSLINCLALHGRSECAIAVFNAMRDEGVEPDVVTFVGLLNACTHGGFVDEGLRYFELMQHEHGIEPEIEHYGCIVDLLGRAGRFQDALNVISNMRIESDEVIWGSLLNACRVHRQLELAELAIGKLLELDPNNANYVVMLANVYSEGGLWEEVRKVRKFVKEENIGKKLPGCSWIEVDRKIHRFYSGDDAHPQSEDIYDTLDDLAASMEL from the coding sequence ATGCGGTGCTCGTCTCAGCTCTCCCACCGCGACTTCGTCGCCGTGCTCTCCCGCTGCTCCACCCGCGCGCACCTCGAGCAGCTCCACGCCCACGCCTtcgtcgcggggcgcgccgccgcgcagcccaccaccttccacctcctccgctTCGCCGTCCTCCGCCTCTCCTGCCTCCCCTACGCGCGCCGCCTCTTCGACGCCACGCCCCACCCCAATGTCTTCCTCTACTCCGCCATACTCTCCGCCTACGTCTCCTcctccgcagccgccgcctcgtccccTGCCTCCCACGCGCACGCCCGCGACGCGCTCGAGCTCTTCCTCCGCATGCTCCGCCGGGGCCGCCCGGCCCCCAACCAGTTCGTGTACCCGCTCGCGCTCCGCGCCGCCTGCGCCGTCGGCGTCCACCTCGTCAGGTCGATCCACTCCCACGCCTGCAAGAGCGGTTTCTGCGAATACGATGTCATAAGGACCTCGCTCCTCGATGGTTACTCGAGGTACGGGATGATGGCCGACGCGCGCAAGCTGTTCGATGGTTTGACCGAGAGGAACGTGGTCTCCTGGACCGCGCTGATGTCCGGGTACGCAAGGGCCGGGAAGGTTGGGGATGCGATCGTGCTCTTCGAGCGGATGCCCGAGAGGGACGTGGCTGCATGGAACGCAATCATCGCGGGCTGTACTCAGAACGGGCTGTTTGTGGAGGCTGTTGGGATTTTGGGGAGGATGGTGGGCGAGGGGTTCCGGCCAAATGCAACCACAGTTTCTTGTGTGCTATCTGCATGTGGGCATCTTGGGATGCTGAAGATTGGGAAGTTGATCCACTGCTATGCGTGGCGGACCTGTGTTGGTTTTGGCTCATCCGTTCTGAATGGGTTGATTGATATGTACGGTAAATGTGGGAACCTAAAGGGGGCAAGATGGATCTTTAATGAGCTTTCAGATAGAAGCCTGACCACGTGGAATTCTCTGATCAATTGTCTTGCATTACATGGGCGCAGCGAGTGTGCAATCGCTGTGTTTAATGCGATGAGGGATGAAGGGGTCGAACCTGATGTGGTTACTTTTGTTGGACTGTTGAATGCATGCACTCATGGAGGGTTcgttgatgaaggacttagatACTTTGAATTAATGCAACATGAGCATGGAATTGAGCCAGAGATTGAGCATTATGGGTGCATTGTCGACCTTCTTGGTCGGGCAGGCCGGTTTCAGGATGCACTGAATGTTATCAGCAATATGAGGATCGAATCAGATGAAGTCATATGGGGATCATTGCTAAATGCATGTAGAGTACACAGACAACTAGAACTGGCTGAACTTGCAATCGGGAAGTTACTAGAGTTGGATCCAAATAATGCTAACTATGTAGTGATGCTGGCAAATGTTTACAGTGAAGGTGGCTTGTGGGAAGAGGTGAGGAAAGTAAGGAAGTTTGTGAAGGAGGAGAATATAGGCAAGAAGCTGCCTGGTTGTAGCTGGATCGAGGTGGACCGCAAGATACACCGGTTTTACTCTGGTGATGATGCACATCCTCAGTCAGAGGATATATATGATACTCTTGATGATTTAGCAGCCTCAATGGAACTGTGA